The Candida dubliniensis CD36 chromosome 2, complete sequence genome contains a region encoding:
- a CDS encoding conserved hypothetical protein (similar to Q59KJ3: ORF in C. albicans Major Repeat Sequence, RB2 region;~this gene lies within the RB2 region of MRS_2) encodes MSEVPNQESPSSSIFKQSNASSSTKIHGAPSSSQIANVDFNTLRKLNTNTSFSSNLTNSTTKTSNALSRLFTRNKSSSNISIYHSPSDDDSSPKTLRESASPSESSKSGNRLKIAQKLKFSKNQSSRKPELFLDTSSSISEDNSSFRKIVTGNSSNEVNKSRKNSMSSPMSTTFHSLFHRSHHNGSSFQQGTNSVATGTTPLSSKFDDLSKVSKATLCLSSNSSNSIISNPELAQIYNFTNPNISIEDGETNMDHTNSSFLDIHKKMLVPADSFIQNKLNKYHQTEVGLGIYESELDHEKDSKIYSNLYHYLKPLFTPSFSVSDSGRKVSMCPILNANVEEIASFVKESFCLHQPNERASLDHDKSFRSKTRSSVSSLGRGKIDDFDYRQLSNLFEKLMTVLSHNLQTAEPSEVSLQTLILNAWRYYNNYIRFYVLSVFQPLQTHLNELYMKNQNGSKITRIDDLLLVSFRKVFITEQGIGSGNREPSQFLGNTESDESTGNELFTSTLAVLSSIS; translated from the coding sequence ATGTCTGAAGTTCCTAATCAAGAATCTCCGAGTTCATCGATATTTAAACAATCGAATGcctcatcatcaacaaaaatacaTGGTGCTCCATCTAGTTCACAAATTGCTAATGTCGATTTCAACACCTTGAGAAAACTAAATACAAACACCTCGTTTTCGTCAAACTTAACTAACTCAACCACTAAAACAAGCAATGCTTTATCCAGGCTATTCACTAGAAATAAGTCGTCATCTaacatttcaatttatcattcTCCAAGCGATGATGATAGCTCCCCAAAGACACTTCGAGAATCCGCGTCTCCATCTGAATCAAGCAAGAGTGGCAATAGGTTGAAGATTGCCCAGAAGTTAAAGTTTTCCAAGAATCAAAGCAGTCGTAAACCAGAATTGTTTTTGGATACCAGTAGCTCAATAAGTGAAGATAACTCTTCGTTTCGGAAAATAGTAACTGGTAATCTGCTGAATGAGGTGAATAAGTCAAGAAAGAACTCAATGAGCTCACCAATGAGTACCACATTTCATAGTTTGTTTCATCGATCTCATCACAATGGCAGCAGTTTTCAGCAAGGTACCAATCTGGTTGCGACTGGTACGACACCTTTGTCCAGTAAGTTCGATGACTTGTCAAAAGTATCCAAGGCAACTTTATGTCTTTCCTCAAACAGctcaaattcaataatcaGCAATCCTGAACTAGCTCAGATTTATAATTTCACCAAcccaaatatttcaattgaagatgGAGAGACTAATATGGACCATACAAACAGTTCTTTTTTGGATATTCATAAGAAAATGCTTGTGCCAGCAGATCTGTTTATCCAGAATAAGTTAAACAAGTATCACCAAACAGAAGTTGGATTGGGCATATATGAAAGTGAATTAGATCACGAAAAAGATAGTAAGATATATTCGAACCTTTATCATTACTTGAAACCACTATTCACCCCATCCTTTTCCGTATCCGACTCTGGTCGAAAGGTAAGCATGTGTCCAATATTGAATGCAAATGTGGAAGAAATTGCAAGTTTTGTAAAAGAGAGCTTTTGTTTACACCAGCCCAATGAAAGAGCATCATTAGATCACGATAAAAGTTTTAGACTGAAGACAAGATCAAGTGTATCAAGTTTAGGCCGTGGTAAGATTGACGATTTTGATTACAGACAGTTATCAAATTTGTTTGAGAAATTGATGACAGTATTGAGTCACAACTTACAAACTGCCGAGCCATCGGAAGTATCTTTACAAACTTTGATATTGAACGCATGGagatattataataattatatcagGTTTTACGTGCTAAGTGTATTTCAACCATTGCAAACGCACTTGAATGAACTATATATGAAAAATCAGAATGGAAGCAAAATTACTAGAATAGATGACCTTTTACTTGTATCTTTTCGCAAGGTTTTTATTACTGAACAGGGAATTGGAAGTGGGAATAGAGAGCCATCTCAATTTTTGGGGAATACTGAGAGTGATGAGTCAACTGGTAATGAATTGTTTACTTCAACTTTGGCTGTGTTGTCGAGTATATCATAG